One Chloroflexota bacterium DNA segment encodes these proteins:
- a CDS encoding S8 family serine peptidase yields MSRRIALVFCLILLVGTPVYAQNALTGPPNDPDANKQWVIRQLGLTCAWEHLTGNSNVTVAVIDSGVDMNHPDLVDVLRTDGFDAVDGDDDPSDENGHGTHVSGIIAATINNSKGIAGVAGGGTRILPIRVMEADGSGTNQDIIAGIRYAVSKNVQIINMSLGSMLPLDSEDIVAAIKEADAAGVLVIIAAGNSFVPLPNFAFGVEEFAMVVAATDPDDRKTDFSNYGKWISVSAPGAGIYSTMPTYDVYMTSQLPAEERFNKNYDQMSGTSQATPVVAGLAALLFAQHPDWNADQVRAEIEKTADDISDQNPIKRYGPITYFEPSNLGKGRVNACNALGGPIKGSAAAVGGPEGKSNLIMLLGFSAVMLVVLGGLSVFLIRRRKRNARPAAIPAGGFAPPPPIHYDQAMAQQQRNLASQPIVGSTPPLNQSYAPPSAAPAGGPAWGKLTVVRGAELNKFYLLRENQIFIGREASLAVAISGDSTVSRRHTIIYRDPRGIEIEDAGSSHGTKINGIPVQGRQLVRPGDVIEVGQTHLRFEG; encoded by the coding sequence ATGAGCCGTCGCATTGCACTTGTTTTTTGTTTGATCTTGCTGGTCGGCACGCCAGTCTATGCCCAAAATGCCTTAACTGGCCCACCCAACGACCCCGACGCAAATAAACAATGGGTCATTCGCCAACTTGGTTTGACTTGTGCGTGGGAGCATCTGACGGGTAACTCCAATGTTACTGTGGCCGTCATCGACTCTGGCGTTGATATGAACCACCCCGATTTGGTCGATGTCTTGCGCACCGACGGCTTTGATGCTGTCGATGGCGATGATGATCCGTCGGATGAGAATGGCCATGGAACCCATGTTTCAGGCATTATCGCCGCCACCATCAATAATAGCAAAGGGATTGCTGGAGTTGCCGGTGGGGGCACGCGCATTTTGCCCATTCGGGTGATGGAAGCCGATGGTTCGGGTACGAATCAAGATATTATTGCAGGCATTCGCTATGCCGTTAGCAAAAATGTGCAGATCATCAATATGAGCCTTGGCTCGATGTTGCCGCTCGATAGCGAAGATATTGTCGCAGCGATCAAAGAGGCCGATGCCGCTGGCGTACTGGTGATTATCGCCGCTGGTAATTCGTTTGTGCCCTTGCCAAACTTCGCCTTTGGGGTTGAAGAATTTGCCATGGTCGTCGCCGCAACTGATCCCGATGACCGCAAGACCGATTTCTCCAACTATGGCAAGTGGATTTCGGTTTCGGCTCCAGGGGCAGGCATTTACTCAACCATGCCCACCTACGATGTGTATATGACCAGTCAGTTGCCTGCCGAAGAACGCTTCAACAAAAACTACGATCAAATGAGCGGCACATCGCAAGCTACGCCTGTGGTTGCTGGCTTGGCAGCCTTGCTGTTTGCCCAACACCCCGATTGGAATGCCGACCAAGTACGGGCTGAAATTGAAAAAACTGCTGATGATATTTCCGATCAAAATCCAATTAAGCGCTATGGCCCAATCACCTATTTCGAGCCAAGCAACCTTGGCAAAGGCCGCGTTAATGCCTGTAATGCCTTGGGTGGCCCGATTAAAGGCAGTGCTGCGGCAGTTGGCGGCCCTGAAGGAAAATCCAATTTAATCATGTTGCTGGGGTTTAGCGCGGTCATGTTGGTGGTTTTGGGCGGATTAAGTGTGTTTTTAATTCGCCGCCGCAAGCGCAATGCCCGCCCTGCGGCAATTCCCGCTGGTGGTTTCGCCCCACCTCCACCAATTCACTACGATCAAGCAATGGCCCAACAACAACGCAACCTTGCCTCACAACCAATCGTCGGATCAACGCCGCCATTGAACCAGAGTTATGCCCCACCCAGCGCGGCTCCGGCAGGCGGGCCAGCGTGGGGCAAATTGACGGTTGTCCGGGGAGCCGAATTGAACAAGTTCTATTTGCTGCGCGAAAATCAAATTTTTATTGGCCGTGAAGCCTCGCTCGCCGTGGCAATTAGCGGTGATAGCACCGTTTCACGTCGCCATACGATCATCTATCGTGATCCTCGTGGCATTGAAATTGAAGATGCAGGCAGCAGCCATGGCACCAAAATCAACGGCATTCCGGTTCAAGGCCGCCAACTGGTTCGACCAGGCGATGTGATCGAAGTTGGGCAGACCCATTTACGTTTTGAGGGCTAA
- a CDS encoding DUF5719 family protein, with protein MRRKFFMAAIGLSLAFGGLAWQAQAQTNTASKVQTATFAQSSVADWQAGTLEGLLVTNNSDGELRLDQAATQGTFTSVAHEVPFVWNAVSAHWNFELPVGTSLSLKLRTSANGTEWREWQTLNVAQILAEGEQLLGPIGVEADSRWLQYQVDFASSNQPAAPSLQAIAWRFIDTSNGPKLTDQLNRAPAAFGGTTFTRPPQVISRNSWGALPGIPNLLPSRPRRIELVSLPLNNQADPPTMLRALQAAAQAEGAADLPYHFVIDQAGNVYAGRNGFPASNGTIRLALLGDLTDAARTGLGQIIAWISEAYRLPQTLTVLGSLNVEQAESIRRTADQLTVRKRLTFVESNTRDYNERIMLFNPTNQIARTIVTFLPGQTNAVRREYEIQPGQRVNIIANEIFSDTFNLPIEVSSNQAIVGDRTMLFANDALGESGISRWSRTWYFAEGDGSNDRSTLLWLYNPQPSEVVANLLMMPTDGITATRQVLLPPFTRTQVDLSSNYPKAFGLRIAATAPIAAERTVLVGPTKGGGFLTQGAVAPSNTWYFAEGATLDPFVTTLALLNPNPVSAAITTTFMTEEGSTFTRRYQVPALARLDVDMREIVPSPQGVGTMLTSSQPIVAERTSYFNSGNSATNTLGAAEPDYVWHFAEGRTADPATEFLLVLNPNQRPAQVKVTLGKDDGTTQVVEYTIPRTGRISVLLDAIDPNLQSHTISVEANLPVVAERTILIDNTSGGGGHSALGTPER; from the coding sequence ATGCGCCGTAAGTTTTTCATGGCAGCAATTGGCTTATCGCTAGCATTCGGTGGCCTAGCTTGGCAAGCCCAAGCCCAAACCAACACCGCCAGTAAGGTGCAAACTGCCACATTTGCCCAAAGCTCAGTCGCCGATTGGCAAGCTGGCACGCTCGAAGGCTTGTTGGTGACCAATAATAGCGATGGCGAGTTGCGGCTCGATCAAGCGGCTACCCAAGGTACTTTTACCTCAGTTGCCCACGAAGTACCATTCGTTTGGAATGCGGTTTCGGCCCATTGGAATTTTGAGTTGCCAGTTGGCACGAGCCTCAGCCTCAAACTACGCACTAGCGCCAATGGCACCGAATGGCGCGAATGGCAAACCCTGAATGTGGCCCAAATTTTGGCCGAAGGCGAGCAATTGCTTGGGCCAATTGGGGTTGAGGCCGATTCACGCTGGTTGCAATATCAGGTTGATTTTGCCAGCAGCAATCAGCCAGCCGCTCCGAGTTTGCAAGCGATTGCATGGCGTTTTATTGACACCAGCAATGGCCCCAAGCTAACCGATCAGCTTAATCGTGCCCCTGCCGCCTTTGGTGGCACAACCTTCACTCGGCCACCGCAAGTGATTAGCCGCAATAGCTGGGGCGCATTGCCTGGTATTCCCAATTTGTTGCCTTCACGCCCACGCCGAATCGAGTTAGTCAGTTTGCCCTTGAATAACCAAGCTGATCCGCCGACGATGTTGCGAGCCTTGCAAGCCGCTGCCCAAGCTGAGGGAGCTGCTGATCTACCTTATCATTTTGTAATTGATCAGGCTGGCAATGTGTATGCTGGGCGTAATGGCTTTCCGGCCAGCAATGGCACGATTCGCTTGGCGCTGCTTGGCGATTTAACCGATGCCGCCCGCACAGGCTTGGGCCAAATTATCGCTTGGATTAGCGAAGCCTATCGTTTGCCGCAAACATTAACGGTCTTGGGCAGTTTGAATGTTGAGCAAGCTGAATCGATTCGGCGTACCGCTGACCAACTGACCGTGCGCAAGCGTTTGACCTTCGTTGAAAGCAACACCCGCGATTACAACGAGCGGATTATGTTGTTCAATCCAACTAACCAAATTGCCCGCACGATCGTGACTTTCTTGCCTGGGCAAACCAACGCCGTGCGTCGCGAATATGAAATTCAGCCTGGCCAGCGAGTTAACATCATCGCCAACGAAATTTTCAGCGATACCTTTAATTTACCAATTGAAGTCAGTTCCAATCAAGCGATTGTTGGTGATCGCACGATGCTGTTTGCCAACGATGCTTTGGGCGAATCGGGAATTAGTCGTTGGAGCCGTACTTGGTATTTTGCTGAGGGCGATGGCTCGAACGATCGCAGTACCTTGTTGTGGCTCTATAATCCGCAGCCCAGCGAAGTTGTGGCTAATTTACTGATGATGCCAACCGATGGTATTACAGCTACGCGCCAAGTGCTGCTGCCACCATTTACTCGCACCCAAGTCGATTTGAGCAGCAACTATCCTAAGGCGTTTGGTTTACGCATCGCGGCAACTGCTCCGATTGCTGCTGAACGCACAGTCTTGGTTGGCCCAACTAAGGGCGGTGGATTCCTAACCCAAGGCGCAGTTGCCCCATCGAATACCTGGTATTTTGCCGAAGGCGCAACCCTCGATCCCTTCGTCACAACCTTGGCCTTGCTCAACCCAAATCCGGTTTCAGCAGCGATTACCACGACCTTTATGACCGAAGAAGGCTCGACCTTTACGCGGCGTTATCAAGTGCCAGCCTTGGCGCGGCTCGATGTCGATATGCGTGAGATTGTGCCATCACCCCAAGGTGTTGGGACAATGTTGACCTCAAGTCAGCCGATCGTCGCCGAACGCACCAGCTATTTCAATAGCGGCAACAGCGCCACAAACACGCTAGGGGCTGCTGAGCCAGATTATGTTTGGCACTTTGCCGAAGGCCGCACCGCCGATCCAGCAACGGAATTCTTGCTGGTGCTCAATCCCAATCAACGCCCAGCTCAGGTCAAGGTAACGCTCGGCAAAGACGATGGCACAACCCAAGTTGTCGAGTATACAATTCCACGCACTGGCCGAATTTCAGTTTTGCTTGATGCGATTGATCCAAATTTGCAATCGCACACAATCAGCGTTGAAGCCAATTTGCCGGTTGTCGCCGAACGCACAATTTTGATCGACAATACCAGCGGCGGTGGTGGTCATAGCGCCCTCGGCACGCCCGAACGTTAA
- a CDS encoding Cof-type HAD-IIB family hydrolase produces the protein MTPKYRLLALDLDGTLLDSRLEPSAATRAAIADAQAAGVHVTIATGRMIRTAQPFADMLQITTPLITYQGAHVQTADGTVLYDNPLPADLAAEVVELALAEGLYIQAYIDDELWIVERSPEVEEYLGFSLVDIPVNIAPNLVEIVRQKPVTKLVWITDPTELERTMQEWGERWKGRLEIFRSHDHFGEAAAIGSSKGVGLAVLAEHLGIPQAEVAAIGDRENDASMLAWAGFGMAMGNADRFALAAANHVLPTLSDDGAAYGIRHFVLGEE, from the coding sequence ATGACCCCGAAATATCGTTTGTTGGCGCTTGATCTTGATGGTACCTTGCTTGATTCACGCTTAGAGCCAAGCGCCGCTACCAGAGCCGCGATTGCTGATGCCCAAGCAGCCGGAGTGCATGTCACAATTGCCACTGGCCGCATGATTCGCACCGCTCAGCCATTTGCCGATATGTTGCAGATAACCACCCCTCTGATTACCTACCAAGGCGCACATGTGCAAACTGCCGATGGTACGGTGCTCTACGATAATCCCTTGCCCGCCGACTTGGCTGCCGAAGTGGTCGAATTGGCCTTAGCTGAGGGCTTGTATATTCAGGCCTATATCGATGATGAGCTGTGGATTGTTGAGCGCAGCCCCGAGGTTGAAGAATATTTGGGCTTCTCGCTGGTTGATATTCCAGTGAATATTGCCCCCAACTTGGTTGAGATTGTGCGCCAAAAACCCGTTACCAAGCTGGTTTGGATTACCGACCCAACTGAATTAGAGCGCACGATGCAAGAATGGGGTGAACGCTGGAAAGGTCGCTTGGAGATTTTTCGTTCGCACGATCATTTTGGCGAGGCGGCGGCGATTGGTAGCTCCAAAGGCGTTGGTTTGGCCGTGCTTGCCGAACATTTGGGCATTCCCCAAGCCGAAGTTGCGGCAATTGGCGATCGCGAGAATGATGCTTCGATGCTGGCTTGGGCAGGCTTTGGCATGGCTATGGGCAATGCTGATCGCTTCGCTTTAGCTGCGGCTAATCATGTGTTGCCTACGCTCAGCGACGATGGCGCAGCCTATGGCATTCGCCATTTTGTGTTGGGCGAAGAGTAG
- a CDS encoding APC family permease codes for MNIKQLLIGKPFPSSSAQHERLDKIRGLAVFASDPISSNAYATEAIMRVLILISAAALSYTLPIAIGIAALVLLVVLSYNQTIHHYPMGGGAYMVSKDNLGRTASWLAGASILSDYVLTVAVSVSAGVKAISSAFPEVAFFHEHRVLIGIGIILLITWLNLRGVRESGTIFAIPTYAFVFGVFVVIAIGLARYFGIFGEPLPPRSVATDETARSGLDNFGLIWLVLRAFAGGCTALTGIEAISDGVQAFRNPAPKNAIITMRAMAVMAMTLFIGISFIATHIPITLLHEGGESVLSQMTRTIVGSGFLYYWVQFTTMLILILAANTAYADFPRIAAFLSNDGFLPRWLSRLGSRLVYSSGVIALAFLASALLAAFGGEEHHLLPLYAIGVFLSFTLSQAGMIVMWRKVAKLKPGESLDTGITTLHYEPNYKLKRIPSMIGVGLTAVVLVVLTVTKFTEGAWLIIVALPLIMLLFRAIKKHYDHVATNLSLTGLKPSDLRSPADVAIVPVGSIHRGSLRAIKYALKLTDDVRVVQVVGSEEEEIKTRKRWEQWDEVLGKAKLVFLHTDYRDYLTPLVDYVDQVNNKEFPGDLITVVIPEFVPDSTMAKVLHNQTAVMLLLALRKYEDVVVISVPYHLHYIPTGSEDIVAQKPAA; via the coding sequence ATGAATATTAAACAGCTACTCATCGGGAAGCCGTTCCCCAGCAGTAGTGCCCAGCACGAACGGCTCGACAAAATTCGCGGATTGGCAGTCTTTGCATCCGACCCAATTAGCTCCAACGCCTATGCCACCGAAGCGATTATGCGGGTGCTGATTTTGATCAGCGCCGCAGCGTTAAGTTATACCTTGCCGATTGCGATCGGGATTGCGGCATTGGTGTTGTTGGTCGTCTTGAGTTACAACCAAACTATCCACCACTACCCAATGGGTGGCGGCGCGTATATGGTCAGTAAGGATAACCTCGGTCGCACAGCTTCATGGTTGGCAGGTGCTTCGATTCTTAGTGATTATGTGCTGACTGTGGCGGTTTCGGTTTCGGCGGGGGTCAAAGCGATTTCTTCGGCGTTCCCCGAGGTGGCGTTTTTTCATGAGCATCGGGTATTAATCGGGATTGGGATTATCCTTTTAATTACCTGGCTCAATTTGCGTGGGGTGCGCGAAAGCGGCACGATCTTTGCCATTCCCACCTATGCCTTTGTGTTTGGGGTGTTCGTGGTGATCGCGATTGGCCTTGCCCGCTATTTTGGGATTTTCGGCGAGCCATTGCCACCACGCAGCGTCGCAACCGACGAAACCGCTCGTTCAGGCCTCGATAACTTTGGCTTGATCTGGCTGGTCTTGAGGGCCTTTGCTGGTGGCTGTACTGCCTTGACTGGGATTGAAGCAATTAGCGACGGCGTACAAGCGTTTCGTAATCCAGCACCAAAAAATGCGATCATCACGATGCGGGCTATGGCAGTAATGGCCATGACCTTGTTTATTGGAATTAGCTTTATTGCTACCCATATTCCAATTACCCTGCTGCATGAAGGCGGCGAGAGCGTGCTTTCGCAAATGACTCGCACGATTGTCGGTAGCGGATTTCTGTACTACTGGGTTCAATTTACCACCATGTTGATTTTGATCCTAGCCGCTAACACTGCCTATGCCGACTTCCCACGAATCGCGGCCTTCTTGTCGAATGACGGTTTCTTGCCGCGTTGGCTCTCGCGCTTGGGCAGCCGTTTGGTCTATAGCTCAGGTGTGATCGCGCTGGCCTTTTTGGCTTCGGCCTTGCTGGCAGCTTTCGGCGGCGAAGAACATCACCTGTTGCCATTGTATGCGATTGGGGTGTTCCTCTCGTTTACGCTTTCGCAAGCTGGCATGATTGTGATGTGGCGCAAAGTTGCCAAACTCAAGCCCGGCGAAAGCCTCGACACTGGCATTACAACCCTGCACTATGAGCCAAACTATAAGCTCAAACGAATTCCCAGTATGATTGGGGTTGGTTTGACGGCTGTGGTTTTGGTGGTGCTGACAGTTACCAAATTTACTGAAGGCGCGTGGCTAATTATTGTGGCCTTGCCGTTGATCATGCTGTTGTTCCGTGCGATCAAAAAGCACTATGATCATGTGGCAACCAATTTGAGCCTAACTGGTTTAAAACCAAGCGACTTGCGTTCGCCCGCTGATGTGGCGATTGTGCCAGTTGGCAGCATTCATCGTGGCTCGTTGCGGGCAATCAAATATGCCTTGAAACTCACCGACGATGTGCGCGTGGTCCAAGTCGTGGGTAGCGAAGAGGAAGAGATTAAAACTCGCAAACGTTGGGAACAGTGGGATGAAGTGCTGGGCAAGGCCAAATTGGTCTTCTTGCACACCGACTACCGCGATTATCTCACGCCATTGGTCGATTATGTCGATCAAGTTAATAACAAGGAATTTCCAGGCGATTTGATTACCGTGGTTATTCCCGAGTTTGTGCCCGATTCGACCATGGCCAAAGTGCTGCACAACCAAACTGCCGTGATGCTGTTGCTGGCATTGCGCAAATATGAAGATGTGGTCGTAATCAGCGTCCCTTATCACTTGCACTATATTCCAACTGGCTCGGAAGATATTGTGGCCCAAAAACCAGCCGCCTAA
- a CDS encoding APC family permease: MLTQLKRVLVGNPLETAAQSHERLDKKTALAVFSSDALSSVAYATEEMLVHLVPAGIIAFSTSLWLGIGIAVLLMIVTISYRQTITAYPSGGGSYIVASDNLGTLAGLIAGGALLIDYILTVAVSISSGVSQLISLVEPLRDYRIEICLIGILILTLANLRGIRESGAIFSLPTYFFITVIMLTLGYGFYKQFTGDIQPLVLSDNLMGPHEQSFSPFGTEAMTAFLLMGAFASGCSALTGVEAISNGVPAFRKPEPHNARVTMVWMAGLLLVMFAGITWFAHKYGARPQFNETVISQIGRGIWGRTTGSETGFPKVMHGMLQISTAAILLVAANTSYADFPRLMSLLARDGFLPRQFSSLGDRLVFSNGIIFLSVAAALLVIGFDGSVTNLIPLYAVGVFLSFTLSQSGMVLRWLRLKTKGWQLNLVVNAVGAIATGIVLIINGTTKFKEGAWLVVICIPVLVLIFTAINRHYKGVAKQLSLEGFSKPVPLENNVIVLVSSLHRGTVKALEYAKSIAPGKVRALYIEFEHEHEKTERLQERWQQWEPDVPLDIEISKYRSLLRPVLRYVDRIEAERNDDILTIILPEFIPARIWEYALHNQTAFFLKGALLFRRNKIVISVPYHLER, from the coding sequence ATGTTGACCCAATTGAAGCGGGTTTTAGTGGGGAATCCGTTGGAGACTGCGGCCCAATCGCATGAGCGCTTGGATAAAAAAACCGCGCTCGCAGTCTTCTCATCCGATGCTTTATCATCAGTCGCCTATGCCACCGAAGAAATGCTTGTCCACCTTGTACCAGCCGGCATCATTGCGTTTAGCACATCGCTGTGGCTGGGCATCGGCATCGCTGTTTTGTTGATGATCGTGACGATCTCGTATCGCCAAACAATCACGGCCTATCCCAGCGGTGGCGGCTCGTATATTGTGGCCTCGGATAATTTGGGAACGTTGGCGGGTTTGATCGCTGGCGGCGCATTGTTAATCGACTATATTTTGACCGTGGCGGTGTCGATCTCGTCGGGCGTATCGCAGTTAATCTCGTTGGTCGAGCCGTTGCGTGATTATCGAATTGAAATTTGTTTGATTGGGATTCTCATTCTGACCTTGGCCAATTTGCGTGGGATTCGTGAATCGGGGGCAATTTTCTCGCTGCCTACCTACTTTTTTATTACAGTCATTATGTTGACCCTCGGCTATGGCTTTTATAAACAATTTACAGGCGATATTCAGCCGTTAGTGCTTTCGGATAACCTGATGGGGCCACATGAACAAAGCTTCTCGCCATTTGGAACTGAGGCTATGACCGCCTTTTTGCTGATGGGTGCGTTTGCCTCGGGCTGTTCAGCATTAACTGGGGTTGAGGCAATTTCGAATGGCGTGCCAGCCTTTCGCAAGCCAGAGCCACACAATGCTCGCGTCACCATGGTTTGGATGGCGGGTTTGCTCTTGGTGATGTTTGCAGGCATTACCTGGTTTGCTCATAAATATGGCGCACGCCCGCAATTCAATGAAACTGTGATTTCGCAAATTGGGCGCGGCATTTGGGGCCGCACCACTGGTAGCGAAACGGGTTTTCCCAAAGTGATGCATGGTATGTTGCAAATCTCGACCGCGGCAATTTTGTTGGTTGCAGCCAACACCAGCTATGCCGACTTCCCGCGATTGATGTCGTTGCTGGCGCGAGATGGCTTCTTGCCTCGCCAATTCTCATCGTTGGGCGATCGTTTGGTCTTCTCGAATGGGATTATCTTCCTATCAGTCGCCGCAGCGCTGTTGGTGATTGGCTTTGATGGCTCGGTTACCAACTTGATTCCCTTGTACGCGGTTGGCGTGTTCCTTTCATTTACGCTTTCACAATCTGGGATGGTGTTGCGCTGGTTGCGGCTCAAAACCAAGGGTTGGCAACTTAATTTAGTGGTGAATGCAGTTGGTGCAATCGCAACTGGCATCGTTTTGATCATCAATGGTACAACCAAATTCAAAGAAGGCGCATGGTTGGTGGTTATTTGTATTCCTGTCTTGGTCTTGATCTTTACCGCGATCAATCGTCACTACAAAGGCGTAGCCAAACAACTTTCCTTGGAAGGTTTTAGCAAACCCGTGCCATTAGAAAATAATGTGATTGTGCTGGTATCATCGTTGCATCGTGGCACAGTTAAAGCGCTTGAATATGCCAAATCCATTGCTCCAGGTAAAGTTCGCGCTTTGTATATTGAATTTGAGCATGAACACGAAAAAACTGAACGTCTACAAGAACGTTGGCAACAGTGGGAGCCAGATGTGCCCTTGGATATTGAAATATCTAAATATCGTTCATTGTTACGCCCAGTTTTACGCTATGTTGATCGGATTGAAGCTGAGCGCAATGATGATATTCTAACCATCATCTTGCCTGAATTTATTCCCGCGCGAATTTGGGAATATGCCTTACATAACCAAACTGCCTTCTTCTTGAAAGGTGCGTTGCTATTCCGACGCAATAAAATCGTGATTAGCGTGCCATATCATCTTGAACGCTAA
- the mutM gene encoding bifunctional DNA-formamidopyrimidine glycosylase/DNA-(apurinic or apyrimidinic site) lyase: protein MPELPEVETVRRSLEQELVGRHFVALRSLGWPKIIDTHSPELFAEAIAQRQIRQVQRRAKYLLIELDNHETLIVHLRMTGQMLVVAADEPADRHTHVIVALDNGRELRFHDPRKFGRWSLVDRSGVAALNQRLGPEPLGDDFTLDDFAQRLSRKATKIKPTLLDQSVLAGVGNIYADEALWLAKIHPLRPANSLNANEIAELFEAIKTVLRNSIEHRGTTLVNYRDAYGASGENQYHLEAYGRTGEPCRRCGTPIERIVVAQRSTHICPICQV from the coding sequence ATGCCTGAACTACCAGAAGTTGAAACTGTTCGTCGTTCGCTTGAGCAAGAACTCGTTGGGCGGCATTTTGTAGCATTGCGCAGCCTTGGCTGGCCTAAGATTATCGATACGCATAGCCCTGAATTGTTTGCCGAAGCCATCGCTCAACGCCAAATTCGGCAAGTTCAGCGGCGAGCCAAATATCTGCTGATCGAGCTTGATAACCACGAAACCTTGATTGTGCATCTGCGCATGACGGGCCAAATGTTGGTTGTGGCTGCCGATGAACCCGCCGATCGCCATACTCATGTGATCGTAGCGCTGGATAATGGCCGCGAACTGCGCTTTCACGACCCACGCAAATTTGGCCGCTGGAGCCTCGTTGATCGCAGTGGCGTGGCGGCGCTCAATCAACGTTTAGGGCCAGAACCGCTTGGCGACGATTTTACTTTAGATGATTTTGCTCAGCGCTTGAGCCGCAAAGCCACTAAAATCAAGCCAACCTTGCTTGATCAAAGTGTCTTGGCTGGGGTTGGCAATATTTATGCTGATGAAGCGTTGTGGTTGGCCAAAATTCACCCCTTGCGACCTGCCAATAGCCTAAACGCCAATGAAATTGCTGAGCTATTCGAGGCGATTAAAACTGTGCTACGCAACTCAATTGAGCATCGTGGCACAACTTTGGTCAATTATCGCGATGCCTATGGCGCAAGCGGCGAAAACCAATATCACCTTGAGGCCTACGGGCGCACGGGCGAGCCATGTCGGCGCTGTGGCACACCAATCGAGCGCATCGTTGTGGCCCAACGCTCAACCCATATTTGCCCAATATGTCAAGTATAA
- a CDS encoding DUF456 domain-containing protein encodes MELALALLIMFLGLVSVVILPILPGAALIWLGALLYASMTDFVVIGWGTLAGLGAIALIAMTSDIWVGALGQRRGGASIWATIFSMIGGIIGLFILNIPGMLIGSIIGALLPEWQRWRDRKFVLDVSWRTIKNWLVSIAIQVSLGLVMVTIFLVRVITG; translated from the coding sequence TTGGAACTAGCACTTGCATTATTGATTATGTTTCTCGGCTTGGTGAGCGTGGTCATTTTGCCAATCTTGCCAGGAGCAGCCTTGATTTGGCTTGGGGCATTGTTGTACGCCTCAATGACCGATTTCGTGGTGATTGGCTGGGGCACGTTGGCCGGTTTGGGGGCGATTGCCCTGATCGCGATGACCAGCGATATTTGGGTTGGTGCGTTGGGCCAGCGCCGTGGAGGAGCCTCGATCTGGGCAACAATCTTTAGCATGATTGGTGGTATCATTGGCCTATTCATCCTGAACATTCCAGGCATGCTGATTGGCTCGATCATTGGGGCATTATTGCCAGAATGGCAACGCTGGCGCGATCGAAAATTCGTGCTCGATGTTTCATGGCGCACCATCAAAAATTGGCTCGTAAGTATTGCAATTCAGGTTTCACTGGGGCTTGTAATGGTTACGATCTTTTTGGTGCGCGTGATTACTGGTTAA
- a CDS encoding VirB3 family type IV secretion system protein, translated as MNSRHPLQVAATKPLPLIVLAVGVVMALTIYPWLIVLAIIAYALMVWMLANDPNILVQKQEAPKLAKITSRTFQSHLEAIDRTRREIVRSTNVTAGPLQRLLQPIADQANELFEQAHGLADKGQLIEQYLQTSQPHGLQPQIDSLDQRIAMTKDSYTVDQLKETRAALIDRQQNAQALATYYDRITAQLQNIAANLDNVLAETVRLRASEAASATQTSQEVAERLSNLNADMDAFQHVLEGAMSQSGVA; from the coding sequence ATGAACTCACGCCACCCTTTACAAGTTGCCGCCACCAAACCACTGCCCTTGATTGTTTTGGCAGTCGGGGTGGTTATGGCGCTAACAATTTATCCATGGTTGATTGTGCTTGCGATTATCGCCTATGCCCTGATGGTCTGGATGTTGGCGAATGATCCAAATATCTTAGTGCAAAAGCAAGAAGCTCCAAAATTGGCCAAAATTACCAGCCGCACCTTTCAATCGCATCTGGAAGCGATCGATCGCACGCGCCGCGAGATTGTGCGCTCAACCAATGTGACGGCTGGCCCGTTACAACGCCTGCTCCAGCCAATTGCTGATCAAGCCAATGAATTATTTGAGCAGGCCCATGGTTTAGCGGATAAAGGCCAGTTGATCGAGCAATATTTGCAAACCTCGCAACCGCATGGCTTGCAACCCCAAATCGACAGCCTTGATCAACGGATCGCCATGACTAAGGATAGCTATACGGTTGATCAATTGAAAGAAACGCGGGCGGCCTTGATTGATCGTCAGCAAAATGCCCAAGCCTTGGCAACCTACTATGATCGGATTACGGCCCAGTTGCAAAATATTGCCGCCAACCTTGATAATGTTTTGGCTGAAACCGTGCGTTTGCGAGCATCCGAGGCTGCTAGTGCCACTCAAACCTCGCAAGAAGTTGCTGAACGACTGAGCAATTTGAATGCCGACATGGATGCGTTTCAGCATGTTTTAGAAGGCGCTATGTCGCAAAGTGGCGTAGCCTAG